One genomic region from Phragmites australis chromosome 1, lpPhrAust1.1, whole genome shotgun sequence encodes:
- the LOC133921110 gene encoding uncharacterized protein LOC133921110, translating into MAADELRLELEELRRLQGLAKRPYVQSLLASEIRNVDAKLAKAAALAPAPAPQVAVSAPAAAAPAGLSYVTLGSFSWDQDDEKIRIYVFLESVEQEKVEATFKPMSVDIKFHDVKGKNYRCAVPKLNKEIVPEKCKVVVKPTKIVITLCKVSKGNWLDLHFKEDKFKPSMDKEKDPMSGIMDLMKNMYDEGDEDMKRTIAKAWSDARSGKTADPMKGLP; encoded by the exons atggcggcggacgAGCTGCGGCTGGAGCTGGAGGAGCTGCGGCGTCTGCAGGGACTCGCCAAGCGCCCATACGTCCAGTCCCTCCTGGCCAGCGAGATCCGCAACGTCGACGCCAAG TTAGCGAAGGCGGCTGCTCTGGCGCCGGCCCCGGCGCCACAGGTCGCGGTTTCCGCGCCCGCGGCGGCTGCACCTGCTGGCTTGAGCTATGTCACGTTGGGGTCGTTCAGCTGGGATCAGGACGACGAGAAGATCAGG ATTTATGTGTTCCTTGAGAGTGTCGAGCAAGAGAAGGTGGAGGCTACTTTTAAGCCAATGTCAGTGGATATAAAGTTTCATGATGTTAAAGGAAAAAATTACCGTTGTGCTGTACCAAAGCTGAATAAGGAAATAGTTCCTGAAAAATGTAAGGTTGTGGTGAAACCTACAAAGATTGTTATTACCCTTTGCAAAGTTTCTAAAGGCAACTGGTTGGACCTGCACTTCAAGGAAGACAAG TTCAAGCCAAGCATGGACAAGGAGAAGGATCCAATGTCGGGAATTATGGACTTAATGAAG AACATGTATGATGAGGGCGACGAAGATATGAAGCGCACAATAGCTAAAGCATGGTCTGATGCAAGGTCTGGGAAGACTGCTGATCCAATGAAGGGATTGCCTTGA
- the LOC133921117 gene encoding interactor of constitutive active ROPs 1-like isoform X1, with product MPRSRGSDPPQRASPRAPLHLKTTASSEANGAHHRPVVDRSSPKLGGRHSPRSPLPEQKRRAGTKVAELEAKLGKVQDELKKLREQLASAEAAKKDAQVALEEAKKRVGTKGSPAAAAASPLSSPAARVESEKTADDVEVPEPAADEESSINSPATDVFEVVRAESGDKENQSAVDIAAEECEAVSCGVKAVLAEKEVEEEETKKMIEDECNAAVETDSAEKETPEVTELKAKLTEKDMEIAALTAENTELKKNAGEAAEEAKKVEENAAAKASLVEHDLKEGAAREARMGEQLRASEAAREALEGEMRRLRVQTEQWRKAAEAAAAVLGGDNHLTGLHGLTGNGNGWGSPATMPDDGDDEGFGGKRKGAGIRMLGDLWKKKGNK from the exons ATGCCGAGATCCAG GGGGTCCGACCCGCCGCAGCGGGCGTCGCCGCGCGCGCCGCTGCACCTGAAAACGACAGCCAGCTCCGAGGCCAATGGCGCGCACCACCGCCCCGTCGTCGACCGGAGCAGCCCCAAGCTTGGGGGCCGACACTCGCCGCGTAGCCCTCTGCCCGAG CAGAAGAGGCGCGCGGGGACCAAGGTGGCGGAGCTGGAGGCGAAGCTGGGGAAGGTGCAAGACGAGCTCAAGAAACTGAGGGAGCAGCTCGCCTCCGCCGAGGCCGCCAAGAAGGACGCGCAGGTCGCGCTCGAGGAGGCCAAGAAGCGCGTCGGCACCAAGGggagccccgccgccgccgccgcctctcctctctcttctcctgcGGCGCGGGTCGAAAGTGAGAAGACGGCCGATGACGTGGAGGTGCCCGAACCAGCGGCAGACGAGGAGAGTAGCATAAACTCGCCGGCGACCGACGTGTTTGAGGTCGTCCGGGCCGAGTCGGGGGACAAGGAGAACCAGAGCGCGGTCGACATCGCCGCTGAGGAATGCGAGGCGGTGAGCTGTGGCGTGAAGGCGGTGCTGGCCgagaaggaggtggaggaggaggagaccaaGAAGATGATCGAGGATGAGTGCAATGCCGCTGTGGAAACTGACAGCGCCGAGAAGGAAACTCCGGAGGTCACAGAGCTGAAGGCCAAGCTGACGGAGAAAGACATGGAAATCGCCGCACTTACGGCGGAAAATACCGAGCTCAAGAAGAATGCCGGagaggctgcggaggaggcAAAGAAGGTCGAGGAGAATGCCGCGGCGAAGGCGTCCCTGGTCGAACATGATCTGAAGGAGGGCGCGGCGCGGGAGGCCCGGATGGGCGAGCAGCTGAGGGCGTCGGAGGCCGCGCGGGAGGCGCTGGAAGGCGAGATGCGGCGTCTGCGCGTGCAGACCGAGCAATGGCGCAAGGCCGCCGAGGCGGCAGCCGCGGTGCTCGGTGGGGATAACCACCTCACCGGCCTCCATGGGTTGACCGGCAATGGCAACGGGTGGGGCTCCCCGGCCACGATGCctgacgacggcgacgacgaggggtTCGGTGGCAAGCGGAAGGGCGCCGGCATCCGGATGCTCGGCGACCTgtggaagaagaaggggaaCAAGTGA
- the LOC133921117 gene encoding interactor of constitutive active ROPs 1-like isoform X2: MPRSRGSDPPQRASPRAPLHLKTTASSEANGAHHRPVVDRSSPKLGGRHSPRSPLPEKRRAGTKVAELEAKLGKVQDELKKLREQLASAEAAKKDAQVALEEAKKRVGTKGSPAAAAASPLSSPAARVESEKTADDVEVPEPAADEESSINSPATDVFEVVRAESGDKENQSAVDIAAEECEAVSCGVKAVLAEKEVEEEETKKMIEDECNAAVETDSAEKETPEVTELKAKLTEKDMEIAALTAENTELKKNAGEAAEEAKKVEENAAAKASLVEHDLKEGAAREARMGEQLRASEAAREALEGEMRRLRVQTEQWRKAAEAAAAVLGGDNHLTGLHGLTGNGNGWGSPATMPDDGDDEGFGGKRKGAGIRMLGDLWKKKGNK, translated from the exons ATGCCGAGATCCAG GGGGTCCGACCCGCCGCAGCGGGCGTCGCCGCGCGCGCCGCTGCACCTGAAAACGACAGCCAGCTCCGAGGCCAATGGCGCGCACCACCGCCCCGTCGTCGACCGGAGCAGCCCCAAGCTTGGGGGCCGACACTCGCCGCGTAGCCCTCTGCCCGAG AAGAGGCGCGCGGGGACCAAGGTGGCGGAGCTGGAGGCGAAGCTGGGGAAGGTGCAAGACGAGCTCAAGAAACTGAGGGAGCAGCTCGCCTCCGCCGAGGCCGCCAAGAAGGACGCGCAGGTCGCGCTCGAGGAGGCCAAGAAGCGCGTCGGCACCAAGGggagccccgccgccgccgccgcctctcctctctcttctcctgcGGCGCGGGTCGAAAGTGAGAAGACGGCCGATGACGTGGAGGTGCCCGAACCAGCGGCAGACGAGGAGAGTAGCATAAACTCGCCGGCGACCGACGTGTTTGAGGTCGTCCGGGCCGAGTCGGGGGACAAGGAGAACCAGAGCGCGGTCGACATCGCCGCTGAGGAATGCGAGGCGGTGAGCTGTGGCGTGAAGGCGGTGCTGGCCgagaaggaggtggaggaggaggagaccaaGAAGATGATCGAGGATGAGTGCAATGCCGCTGTGGAAACTGACAGCGCCGAGAAGGAAACTCCGGAGGTCACAGAGCTGAAGGCCAAGCTGACGGAGAAAGACATGGAAATCGCCGCACTTACGGCGGAAAATACCGAGCTCAAGAAGAATGCCGGagaggctgcggaggaggcAAAGAAGGTCGAGGAGAATGCCGCGGCGAAGGCGTCCCTGGTCGAACATGATCTGAAGGAGGGCGCGGCGCGGGAGGCCCGGATGGGCGAGCAGCTGAGGGCGTCGGAGGCCGCGCGGGAGGCGCTGGAAGGCGAGATGCGGCGTCTGCGCGTGCAGACCGAGCAATGGCGCAAGGCCGCCGAGGCGGCAGCCGCGGTGCTCGGTGGGGATAACCACCTCACCGGCCTCCATGGGTTGACCGGCAATGGCAACGGGTGGGGCTCCCCGGCCACGATGCctgacgacggcgacgacgaggggtTCGGTGGCAAGCGGAAGGGCGCCGGCATCCGGATGCTCGGCGACCTgtggaagaagaaggggaaCAAGTGA